One part of the Neoarius graeffei isolate fNeoGra1 chromosome 2, fNeoGra1.pri, whole genome shotgun sequence genome encodes these proteins:
- the lingo4a gene encoding leucine-rich repeat and immunoglobulin-like domain-containing nogo receptor-interacting protein 4a yields the protein MLKYALSFLLVYEDEVELQMFGEAADWWMVCWWVAQLCIVGVSVEGIPPWPCPQNCMCLHESLKVNCSSSHLNSVPEGIHKDTQSLILASNLLKSLGKHQFSDLEQLQELDLSENMLSVIEVQAFSGLQNLLILRISQNRLKIILVGVFSGLQNLRLLDISKNEILVFLNDMFFEMPSLQTLEVNENDLVFISNRAFTGLIYLQELNLDGYNLTSVPTEALSQLPRLVRLRFCHTGITVLPNNSFRTLTQLRELTVSHWYRLNTLLPNSLNGLNLTSLTLSHCNLSSVPYASLHHLVYLLYLDLSYNPITSIQPNLLRDLLWLQEFHLVGGNLQRVEPGAFRGLVHVWLVNVSLNQLSTLEETVFQSVGSLQVLRLDGNPLACDCRLFWVLQRHLHLNADGQPPSCASPVEVQGRTFQEFMESELPVLFICKPARILNRKPQKLHVNEGQTVLFLCQVDGDPSPSVIWVSPQRTLLSTTGRIHVLSNGTLEVRYVQVQDSGTYYCFASNVAGNDTMSVSLWVRSFVNSSSQNRSAQFFLDGWSFTSTHPPVNGSYDSQPFPFDLKTLLVAVTMGFLSFLSSVVVCFIFMFFWSQSRGQIKHTATIDFVPHSTGGGTGGGRTRMETGRFTMKLI from the coding sequence GTGGAACTCCAGATGTTTGGGGAAGCTGCTGATTGGTGGATGGTGTGTTGGTGGGTGGCACAACTGTGCATAGTAGGCGTGTCAGTAGAAGGAATCCCACCTTGGCCCTGCCCTCAGAATTGTATGTGCTTACATGAGTCTCTCAAGGTCAACTGTTCCTCAAGTCATTTAAACTCTGTTCCAGAGGGCATCCATAAAGACACACAAAGCCTAATTCTGGCCAGTAATCTCCTTAAGTCACTTGGAAAACATCAGTTCTCTGACCTGGAACAGCTTCAGGAACTGGATTTGAGTGAAAACATGCTGTCAGTGATTGAAGTGCAAGCATTCTCTGGCCTTCAAAACCTTCTCATTCTGAGGATTTCCCAAAATCGGCTTAAGATCATTCTAGTCGGAGTGTTCTCTGGACTTCAGAATCTCCGTCTGCTTGACATCAGCAAGAATGAAATCCTTGTCTTTCTCAATGACATGTTTTTTGAGATGCCGTCTCTACAGACGTTGGAAGTGAATGAGAATGATCTTGTGTTCATCTCAAACCGTGCCTTCACTGGCCTAATATACCTTCAGGAACTTAACCTGGATGGCTATAACCTTACTTCAGTCCCAACTGAGGCACTATCGCAGCTTCCCAGGCTGGTGCGGCTCCGTTTCTGTCACACCGGTATCACAGTGCTACCCAACAATTCATTTAGGACTCTGACTCAACTCAGGGAGCTGACAGTGTCACACTGGTACAGGCTGAATACACTCTTACCTAATAGCTTGAATGGACTCAACCTCACCTCTCTGACACTCAgccactgcaatctgagctctgtGCCCTATGCTTCTTTGCATCATCTGGTCTATCTACTCTACTTGGACCTGTCGTACAACCCTATCACCTCCATCCAGCCAAATTTGCTCAGAGACCTTCTATGGCTGCAAGAATTCCATTTGGTTGGTGGGAATCTGCAGAGGGTGGAACCAGGTGCTTTCCGTGGCCTTGTTCATGTTTGGCTAGTCAATGTATCATTAAATCAGTTGTCAACACTGGAAGAAACTGTGTTCCAATCAGTAGGGTCACTTCAGGTACTTCGGCTGGATGGGAACCCGCTTGCTTGTGACTGCAGACTATTTTGGGTACTCCAACGACATCTGCATCTAAATGCTGATGGGCAGCCACCTAGCTGTGCCTCACCTGTAGAGGTGCAAGGTAGAACGTTCCAGGAGTTCATGGAGTCTGAGCTTCCAGTGTTGTTTATTTGTAAACCAGCACGTATTCTAAACCGCAAGCCACAGAAATTGCATGTGAACGAGGGCCAAACAGTCTTGTTCCTTTGCCAAGTGGATGGAGACCCCTCCCCCTCTGTCATCTGGGTGAGCCCTCAGAGGACACTTCTGTCCACCACAGGTCGGATTCATGTGCTGTCCAATGGAACCCTTGAGGTTCGTTATGTCCAAGTGCAAGACAGTGGCACCTACTACTGCTTTGCATCCAATGTGGCAGGGAATGACACTATGTCTGTCAGTCTGTGGGTGCGAAGTTTTGTCAATTCCTCATCTCAGAACCGCTCTGCCCAATTCTTTCTTGATGGGTGGAGTTTTACGTCCACCCATCCACCAGTAAACGGCTCGTATGATTCTCAGCCATTTCCATTTGACTTGAAGACACTGTTGGTTGCAGTAACAATGGGCTTCCTGTCATTCCTGAGCTCTGTGGTGGTTTGCTTTATATTCATGTTCTTCTGGAGTCAGAGCAGAGGGCAGATCAAACACACAGCCACAATTGATTTTGTACCTCACAGTACAGGAGGAGGAACTGGGGGAGGACGGACCAGAATGGAGACTGGCAGGTTTACCATGAAGCTCATCTGA